A portion of the Rhinopithecus roxellana isolate Shanxi Qingling chromosome 19, ASM756505v1, whole genome shotgun sequence genome contains these proteins:
- the LOC104658474 gene encoding keratin-associated protein 1-4, with the protein MASCSTTGTCDSSCCQPSCCETSCCQPNCCQTSSCGTGCGIGGSISCGQEGRGGAVRTRIRWCRPDCRVEGTCLPPCCLVSCTPPSCCQLHHAEASCCRPSYCGQSCCRPACCCQCCEPTC; encoded by the coding sequence ATGGCCAGCTGTTCCACCACTGGGACCTGTGACTCCAGTTGCTGCCAGCCAAGCTGCTGTGAGACCAGCTGCTGCCAGCCAAACTGCTGCCAGACCAGCTCCTGCGGAACTGGCTGTGGCATTGGTGGTAGCATCAGCTGTGGCCAGGAGGGCAGGGGTGGAGCTGTGAGGACCCGTATCAGGTGGTGCCGCCCAGATTGCCGCGTGGAGGGCACCTGCCTGCCCCCCTGCTGCCTGGTAAGCTGCACACCCCCATCCTGCTGCCAGCTGCACCACGCCGAGGCCTCCTGCTGCCGCCCATCCTACTGTGGGCAGTCCTGTTGCCGCCCAGCCTGCTGCTGCCAATGCTGTGAGCCCACCTGTTAA